Proteins encoded within one genomic window of Bacteroidota bacterium:
- a CDS encoding MmcQ/YjbR family DNA-binding protein has protein sequence MFGCLQKMFSTLYFATHQKICMRSENLYLKFLSYKMVTIESARKAALSLPEAEERSHFHIPDFRVKNKIFATLHLDKNYMMIKLSAVDQSVFCSFDREIIFPVPGGWGKKGATFFDLKKIKKQMLLDALTCAWKNTAPPKLVKQHFDNE, from the coding sequence ATGTTTGGGTGCCTGCAAAAAATGTTTTCTACGTTATACTTTGCAACACACCAAAAGATCTGTATGAGGTCAGAAAATCTGTATTTAAAATTCTTGAGTTATAAAATGGTTACCATAGAATCGGCACGCAAGGCTGCCTTGTCATTGCCAGAAGCAGAGGAGAGATCTCATTTTCATATTCCGGATTTCCGGGTAAAGAATAAAATTTTTGCTACTCTTCATTTAGATAAGAATTATATGATGATCAAACTATCAGCAGTTGATCAATCCGTGTTTTGTTCTTTTGATAGGGAAATTATTTTTCCTGTGCCAGGTGGCTGGGGTAAAAAAGGGGCAACTTTTTTTGACCTGAAAAAGATCAAAAAGCAAATGTTGCTGGATGCACTTACCTGTGCATGGAAGAATACAGCCCCGCCAAAGCTTGTTAAGCAACATTTTGACAATGAATAG
- a CDS encoding S9 family peptidase, protein MRKLIILFLLVPVFSLAQKKLITLEDLYKTGTFRGEPVRASFDTIDVTAAIKPEDVKNEDGKPIGQIQDIIISSTVPGKYIIRTAIEPIYRRSSKGLAYVYELASKKTIPVDKEKILHPTFSPDGSKLAFVKDNNLYLKDLTTNTVKAVTADGKWNYIINGNCDWVYEEEFEFTQAYQWSPAGNYIAYYRFDETNVKEYSMTMYDDSHNKEYRYKYPKAGDDNSKVEIFIYNINTGQTVKAQYEQGDIYIPRIKWTKDDNTLCVFWMNRHQNQLKLLATNAQTGEANVMYEEKNKYYIEINDNLQFLNDKKHFVFTSEMNGYNHIYLYSLDGKEKKQISSGNYDMAEINGVDESNSRIYYTMAYPRPVDRNVFVSDYKTGKTFPLTEGNAWYRISFNDDYSKYFLFKSDLNTPQVVTQHSLVFDKKRNPASTLLKTINESAKLKAKMEEYAIGKAELIKVPNTKGDTLNGWMLKPMNFDATKKYPVLFCNYGGPGSQQVGNRFGAVSFWHQMLAEKGFIVVSVDNTGTGYRGEEFKKKTYLQLGKYEIEDQIDAAKYLAKLPYVDKNNIGHWGWSYGGFMSSLAITKGADVFTAAVAVAPVTSWRYYDNIYTERYMRTPQENPSGYDDNSPINHVKEIKGKYLLIHGTADDNVHFQNSVQMITALVKANVDFESAYYPNKNHGIGGMQDNTTFHLWSKMTNWILTNMGNENTKGPVGKTTVPKPF, encoded by the coding sequence ATGCGTAAGTTGATAATCCTGTTTCTGTTGGTGCCTGTATTTTCCCTGGCACAGAAGAAGTTAATTACTCTTGAAGATTTGTACAAGACCGGTACTTTTCGTGGCGAACCGGTCCGTGCTTCTTTCGATACCATTGATGTAACAGCTGCAATAAAACCTGAAGATGTAAAAAATGAAGATGGAAAACCCATCGGACAAATACAGGATATAATTATTTCATCGACTGTTCCCGGGAAATATATTATTCGCACAGCGATTGAACCTATTTATCGCCGCAGCAGCAAAGGACTGGCGTATGTGTATGAACTGGCCTCAAAAAAAACTATACCAGTTGATAAAGAAAAAATCCTGCATCCAACCTTTTCACCAGACGGAAGCAAACTGGCTTTTGTAAAGGATAATAATCTTTATCTGAAAGATCTAACTACAAATACAGTAAAAGCTGTTACTGCCGATGGTAAATGGAATTATATAATCAATGGCAATTGTGATTGGGTGTATGAAGAGGAATTTGAATTTACACAGGCTTATCAATGGAGCCCTGCCGGAAATTATATCGCTTATTATCGCTTTGATGAAACAAATGTGAAGGAATATAGTATGACTATGTATGATGACAGTCACAATAAGGAGTATCGCTATAAATACCCCAAAGCAGGTGATGATAATTCGAAGGTTGAAATTTTTATTTATAACATCAATACCGGGCAAACAGTAAAAGCGCAGTACGAGCAAGGCGATATTTATATTCCCAGGATTAAATGGACAAAAGACGATAATACTCTTTGTGTGTTCTGGATGAACCGTCACCAGAATCAGTTGAAACTGCTTGCCACCAATGCACAAACGGGTGAAGCCAATGTTATGTATGAAGAAAAAAATAAATACTATATCGAGATCAATGACAACCTGCAGTTTTTAAATGATAAAAAACATTTTGTTTTTACCAGTGAAATGAATGGCTATAATCATATTTACTTATATAGCCTTGATGGAAAAGAAAAAAAACAAATAAGCAGCGGCAACTATGACATGGCTGAAATAAATGGGGTGGATGAAAGCAACAGTCGTATTTATTATACAATGGCTTATCCGCGGCCGGTTGACAGGAATGTTTTTGTAAGCGACTATAAAACCGGCAAAACCTTCCCGCTTACGGAAGGAAACGCATGGTACAGGATTTCGTTCAATGATGATTACTCAAAGTATTTTCTTTTTAAATCTGATTTGAATACGCCACAGGTAGTTACACAGCACAGCCTGGTATTTGATAAAAAGAGAAACCCTGCAAGCACTCTTTTAAAAACGATAAATGAAAGTGCAAAGTTGAAAGCTAAAATGGAAGAGTATGCAATTGGTAAGGCAGAATTGATAAAAGTTCCCAATACAAAAGGTGATACACTTAATGGCTGGATGCTGAAGCCAATGAATTTTGATGCTACTAAAAAATACCCGGTATTGTTTTGCAATTATGGTGGACCCGGCTCACAGCAGGTTGGTAATCGCTTTGGTGCTGTAAGTTTCTGGCACCAGATGCTGGCTGAAAAAGGATTTATTGTTGTGAGTGTAGATAATACAGGCACCGGTTATCGAGGTGAAGAGTTTAAAAAGAAAACTTACCTGCAGTTAGGCAAGTATGAAATAGAAGACCAGATAGATGCGGCAAAATATCTTGCGAAGCTGCCATATGTAGATAAAAACAATATCGGTCACTGGGGCTGGAGCTATGGTGGCTTTATGAGTTCACTGGCTATAACAAAAGGAGCTGATGTATTTACTGCTGCTGTTGCCGTTGCGCCGGTTACATCGTGGAGATACTATGATAATATTTACACAGAACGTTATATGCGTACTCCGCAGGAGAATCCTTCGGGCTATGATGACAATTCTCCTATCAATCATGTAAAAGAAATTAAAGGAAAATATTTGTTGATACATGGAACAGCCGATGATAATGTACATTTCCAAAATAGTGTACAAATGATAACAGCATTGGTGAAAGCAAATGTAGATTTTGAAAGTGCTTATTATCCCAATAAAAACCATGGTATTGGTGGTATGCAGGATAATACAACCTTTCATCTCTGGAGTAAGATGACAAACTGGATTTTGACCAATATGGGGAATGAAAATACCAAGGGCCCGGTTGGAAAAACTACAGTGCCAAAGCCTTTTTAA
- a CDS encoding UbiX family flavin prenyltransferase, with the protein MNIVIAITGASGSIYAKLLVGKLLHIKSQWKQLSIVMTDNAKLVWQTELGDESYKDWPVNFYSKNDFMAPFASGSGKYNTMIIIPCSMGTLGRIASGVSDDLITRAADVVLKERRKLICVVRETPYNLIHIKNMETITLAGGIICPATPSFYSKPTTIEEAASTVVDRVLDLAGLDITTFRWGK; encoded by the coding sequence ATGAATATAGTTATAGCAATCACAGGGGCCAGTGGATCAATCTATGCTAAGCTTTTAGTAGGAAAATTACTACATATTAAAAGTCAATGGAAACAATTGAGCATTGTAATGACCGATAATGCAAAATTGGTTTGGCAAACTGAGCTCGGTGATGAATCTTATAAAGACTGGCCGGTTAATTTTTATTCTAAGAATGATTTTATGGCTCCCTTTGCATCGGGTTCGGGCAAATACAATACTATGATCATAATTCCCTGTAGCATGGGAACATTGGGTCGCATTGCATCTGGTGTTTCTGATGATTTGATAACAAGAGCTGCTGATGTGGTATTAAAAGAAAGAAGAAAATTGATTTGTGTAGTAAGAGAAACGCCGTATAATCTTATTCATATAAAAAACATGGAGACGATCACACTTGCCGGCGGAATCATTTGCCCGGCTACACCTTCATTTTACAGCAAACCAACAACCATTGAAGAAGCTGCTTCTACAGTGGTTGATCGTGTACTTGATCTTGCTGGACTTGATATTACTACATTCAGGTGGGGAAAATAA
- a CDS encoding RNA polymerase sigma factor codes for MAICDRYAKNQDDALEIMNDGFLKVFKEMHNYKPAYADVVGSFKGWVRKIMVYTAIDHFRKSQKHRVVTELDNIVFQIPSVSETALDKISHEEIIRAIQELSPGYRTVLNLYIIEGFTHDEISKRLGISEGTSKSNLAKARKQLQKILFRQNEIQLAKNAV; via the coding sequence ATGGCTATTTGCGACCGCTATGCCAAAAACCAGGATGATGCGCTGGAGATCATGAATGACGGGTTTTTGAAAGTGTTCAAAGAAATGCATAATTATAAACCGGCCTATGCAGATGTGGTGGGTTCTTTTAAAGGCTGGGTAAGAAAAATCATGGTATACACAGCTATTGATCATTTTAGAAAATCGCAAAAACACCGTGTAGTAACAGAGCTGGATAATATCGTTTTCCAAATCCCTTCAGTAAGCGAAACAGCGCTGGATAAAATTTCACATGAAGAAATAATCCGTGCTATACAGGAATTGTCACCGGGATATCGTACTGTTCTGAACTTATATATTATTGAAGGATTTACACACGATGAGATAAGTAAACGATTGGGTATATCGGAAGGAACATCAAAATCGAACCTGGCCAAAGCAAGAAAGCAATTACAGAAAATATTATTTAGACAAAACGAAATTCAATTAGCCAAAAATGCAGTTTGA
- a CDS encoding pyridoxal phosphate-dependent aminotransferase family protein: MADIFERLLKNSGPIGQHRERAHGYFAFPKLEGEISSRMMFRGKEMIVWSLNNYLGLANHSEVRKADAQGAADYGLAYPMGARMMSGNSNLHEQLEAELAAFEAKEDSILLNFGYQGMVSIIDTLCSRHDVIIYDAESHACIIDGLRLHPGHRYVFKHNDLDDCEKQLQRATVLIEKQKAGGILVITEGVFGMAGDQGKLKEIAAMKSKYEFRLLVDDAHGFGTLGKTGAGAGEEQGCQNEIDLYFSTFAKSMASIGAFVAGDKKIIDYIRYNIRSQIFAKSLPMPLVVGNLKRLELVRNHPEYKEKLWSNAMKLQSGLKERGFDIGNTDSVVTPVYMDGGVEEATQMVMDLRENYGVFASIVVYPVIPKGHIIYRLIPSAAHTDEDIEITLNAFSDTKKKLDAGAYKAEAIPDMAEYSGKRFDYMIDKPKNK, from the coding sequence ATGGCAGACATATTTGAAAGATTGCTAAAGAATTCTGGCCCAATCGGCCAGCACCGCGAAAGGGCACATGGGTACTTCGCTTTCCCTAAATTAGAAGGTGAGATCAGCAGTCGGATGATGTTCCGCGGAAAAGAAATGATCGTATGGAGCCTTAATAATTACCTGGGCCTGGCCAACCACTCCGAAGTAAGAAAAGCAGATGCGCAAGGCGCTGCAGATTACGGTCTGGCTTACCCGATGGGTGCCCGTATGATGAGTGGAAACAGTAACCTGCATGAACAATTAGAAGCTGAGCTGGCAGCATTTGAAGCAAAAGAAGATTCAATTTTATTGAATTTTGGATATCAGGGCATGGTAAGTATCATTGATACGTTGTGCAGCCGCCATGATGTTATTATTTATGATGCCGAAAGCCATGCATGTATCATTGATGGTCTGCGTTTGCATCCGGGGCATCGTTATGTTTTCAAACATAATGATCTGGATGATTGTGAAAAACAATTGCAACGTGCCACTGTATTAATTGAAAAACAAAAAGCAGGTGGTATACTGGTGATCACGGAAGGTGTATTTGGTATGGCCGGCGACCAGGGTAAACTGAAAGAAATAGCAGCGATGAAATCTAAATACGAATTCCGTTTGCTCGTAGATGATGCACACGGTTTTGGTACGCTAGGTAAAACAGGAGCCGGTGCCGGCGAAGAACAAGGCTGCCAGAATGAAATTGATTTGTATTTCTCCACGTTTGCAAAATCAATGGCAAGCATCGGCGCATTTGTTGCCGGTGACAAAAAGATCATTGATTATATCCGTTATAATATCCGTTCACAGATTTTTGCAAAGAGCTTACCAATGCCGTTAGTAGTAGGTAACCTCAAAAGATTAGAACTGGTACGTAATCACCCGGAGTATAAGGAAAAGCTTTGGAGCAATGCAATGAAACTGCAGAGCGGATTAAAAGAAAGAGGATTCGATATTGGTAACACCGATTCAGTTGTAACACCTGTGTACATGGACGGTGGCGTGGAAGAAGCCACACAAATGGTAATGGATCTCAGGGAAAATTATGGAGTTTTTGCTTCTATTGTTGTGTATCCTGTTATCCCAAAAGGACATATTATTTACCGTCTCATTCCTTCAGCTGCACATACGGATGAGGATATTGAGATCACATTGAATGCATTTAGTGATACTAAAAAGAAACTGGATGCAGGTGCTTATAAAGCTGAAGCAATACCGGATATGGCTGAGTACAGCGGTAAACGTTTTGATTATATGATCGATAAGCCAAAAAACAAATAA
- a CDS encoding glycoside hydrolase, giving the protein MRKLLLLFVILVFTSQLFSQSFNANYFNEMKWRCIGPHRGGRTVGAVGVPQQPNVFYIGVNNGGVWKTTDYGRTWFPIFDDQPTGSVGDVVVSPSNPNVIYVGCGEGLQRPDLSVGDGIYKSTDAGKTWTFLGLKDAQQIGGLAIDPTNENRLFVAALGHPYGPNEERGIYRTTDGGKTWEKVLYKDENTGAVQVTIDPNNPNIVFADLWAGRQGPWENGAWNGKESGLFKSIDGGTTWKKMTMGLPTTDQGLGRIGFCIAPTDSKRMYATVDAGRDGGIYRSDDAGESWKRMSSDNRYWGRASDFAEVKVDPKNADIVYSANVVTWKSIDGGKSWDAFRGAPGGDDYHRIWINPNNTNIILIASDQGAIITVNGGETFSSWYNQPTAQFYHVNTDNAFPYNVYSGQQESGSAMVASRSSDGQITYRDWRPVGAEEYGYVAPDPLNPNIIYGGKITRYDKRTGQTQDISPEAVRSGKYRFLRTAPVLFNPIDKKTLYYGGNVLFKTMNGGNSWQIISPDLTRETYDIPASVGIYTSSDMKTMPRRGVIYTVAPSYKDINTIWCGTDDGLIHVTRDGGKTWKNVTPPGITSWSKISLMDASHSNANTVYAAVNRIRCDDMRPHIYKTNDGGKTWKEIVNGLPNDPINVVREDPLRKGLLFAGSERAVYVSFDDGENWQSLRLNMPATSIRDLVIKDDDVVVGTHGRSFWILDNITSLRQLTEKLSASPTILYKPQPAYRIRWSMYTDTPVPQEEPAGLNPPDGAMIDYYLNEEANDVTLEIISKDAAGRTIKLRTYSNKDTLYKIGNVNIPQYWIRPQQILSTKEGHNRFMWNMKLDPLNIPPSYPISAIYKNTEPNQTAPWVMPGNYIVRLTVDGKVHEQSITIKMDPRVKTFAKDIQLQYDLSYQCYAARKECMKILDEIRIYRAKLSGDQNTPAIKEVALIENSPQGSTEPSFSRLNNSFASLFNVLQDSDMPPTTQMIANVKEAMKAFNELKIKWEKLKK; this is encoded by the coding sequence ATGAGAAAGCTGCTTTTATTATTTGTCATATTGGTTTTTACTTCCCAATTATTCAGTCAATCTTTCAATGCAAACTATTTTAATGAAATGAAATGGCGCTGCATTGGTCCGCATCGTGGCGGAAGAACAGTGGGTGCCGTGGGTGTGCCACAGCAACCCAATGTTTTTTATATAGGTGTAAACAATGGTGGTGTTTGGAAAACCACTGACTATGGCAGAACATGGTTTCCCATTTTTGATGATCAGCCAACCGGTTCAGTTGGTGATGTAGTGGTATCTCCATCGAACCCTAATGTGATCTATGTTGGTTGCGGTGAAGGTTTACAAAGACCTGACTTGTCTGTTGGTGATGGAATTTATAAATCAACTGATGCAGGTAAAACATGGACATTTCTTGGTTTAAAAGATGCACAGCAGATCGGTGGTCTTGCTATTGATCCAACAAATGAGAATCGTCTATTTGTTGCAGCATTGGGTCATCCTTATGGCCCGAATGAAGAAAGAGGTATTTACAGAACAACCGATGGCGGCAAAACATGGGAAAAAGTTTTATATAAAGATGAAAACACTGGCGCAGTACAAGTAACGATCGATCCCAATAATCCGAATATTGTTTTTGCTGATCTCTGGGCAGGACGCCAGGGACCTTGGGAGAATGGCGCATGGAACGGAAAAGAAAGTGGTTTATTTAAAAGCATAGATGGGGGAACTACATGGAAAAAAATGACAATGGGTTTGCCAACAACCGACCAGGGTCTTGGAAGAATTGGCTTTTGCATTGCACCAACTGATTCAAAAAGAATGTATGCAACAGTAGATGCAGGAAGAGATGGCGGCATTTATCGTAGTGATGATGCCGGCGAATCATGGAAAAGAATGTCAAGTGATAACCGCTATTGGGGAAGGGCAAGTGATTTTGCAGAAGTAAAAGTAGATCCAAAGAATGCAGACATTGTTTATTCTGCAAACGTAGTTACATGGAAAAGTATTGATGGCGGTAAATCATGGGATGCATTTCGTGGTGCCCCGGGTGGTGATGATTATCATCGTATCTGGATCAATCCAAACAACACAAATATAATTTTAATTGCAAGTGACCAGGGTGCAATCATTACCGTAAATGGTGGTGAAACTTTTTCAAGCTGGTACAATCAACCGACTGCACAATTCTATCATGTAAATACAGATAATGCATTTCCATATAATGTTTATAGTGGTCAGCAAGAAAGTGGCAGCGCCATGGTTGCATCAAGAAGTAGTGATGGGCAGATCACTTATCGTGACTGGCGACCGGTTGGAGCTGAGGAATATGGCTATGTTGCTCCCGATCCGTTGAATCCAAATATTATTTATGGCGGTAAAATAACCCGCTATGATAAACGAACCGGGCAAACACAAGATATTTCACCCGAAGCAGTTCGCAGTGGCAAGTATCGTTTCTTAAGAACAGCACCGGTTTTATTCAATCCCATTGATAAAAAAACATTGTACTATGGCGGTAATGTTTTGTTCAAAACAATGAATGGGGGTAATAGCTGGCAGATCATCAGTCCAGACCTTACAAGAGAAACATATGATATACCTGCAAGTGTTGGCATTTATACCAGTAGTGATATGAAAACAATGCCACGACGTGGTGTTATTTATACTGTGGCCCCATCATATAAAGACATCAACACCATCTGGTGCGGAACAGATGATGGACTAATACATGTAACAAGAGACGGTGGAAAAACATGGAAGAATGTAACGCCACCCGGAATAACATCATGGAGTAAAATTTCTTTAATGGATGCAAGCCATTCGAATGCTAATACTGTGTATGCAGCCGTAAACAGGATACGTTGTGATGATATGCGGCCACATATTTATAAAACTAATGATGGCGGCAAAACATGGAAAGAAATTGTAAACGGTTTACCCAATGACCCTATCAACGTAGTGAGAGAAGACCCGTTAAGAAAAGGATTATTATTTGCCGGAAGCGAAAGAGCAGTTTATGTTTCTTTTGACGATGGTGAAAACTGGCAAAGCTTACGTTTGAATATGCCTGCTACTTCGATCCGTGACCTGGTTATAAAAGATGATGACGTTGTTGTGGGTACACATGGAAGAAGTTTTTGGATCTTAGACAATATTACCTCATTGCGCCAATTGACAGAAAAGTTATCGGCTTCACCAACAATTTTATACAAGCCACAACCTGCTTATCGCATCCGCTGGAGTATGTACACTGATACACCAGTACCACAGGAAGAACCAGCGGGTTTGAATCCACCTGATGGAGCAATGATCGATTATTATTTAAATGAAGAAGCAAATGATGTGACACTTGAAATCATTTCGAAAGATGCTGCCGGAAGAACTATAAAACTAAGAACCTATTCAAACAAGGACACACTTTACAAAATCGGAAACGTAAATATTCCGCAATATTGGATCCGCCCACAACAAATACTTTCAACTAAAGAAGGTCACAATCGTTTTATGTGGAACATGAAATTAGATCCGTTGAACATTCCGCCATCCTATCCTATTTCCGCCATTTATAAAAACACTGAACCCAACCAAACAGCACCATGGGTTATGCCCGGTAATTATATTGTTCGTCTTACTGTTGATGGAAAAGTACATGAACAATCAATCACTATAAAAATGGATCCAAGGGTTAAGACATTTGCAAAAGATATCCAATTGCAATACGATCTTTCATATCAATGCTATGCTGCAAGAAAAGAGTGTATGAAAATTCTTGATGAGATAAGGATCTACCGGGCAAAACTTTCCGGCGATCAGAATACCCCCGCAATAAAAGAAGTTGCATTGATAGAAAATTCGCCACAAGGCAGTACTGAGCCAAGTTTTAGCAGGTTAAATAACTCATTCGCTTCTCTCTTTAATGTTTTGCAGGATAGTGATATGCCACCCACGACGCAAATGATAGCCAATGTAAAAGAAGCAATGAAAGCTTTTAATGAACTAAAAATAAAATGGGAGAAGTTGAAGAAATAG
- a CDS encoding isocitrate dehydrogenase (NADP(+)), which yields MAAKIKVANPVVELDGDEMTRIIWKFIKEKLILPYLDVDIKYYDLGVEYRDETNDQVTVDAANAIKQYGVGIKCATITPDEARVTEFNLKQMWKSPNGTIRNILDGTVFREPIVIKNIPRLVTNWTAPIIVGRHAFGDQYRATDAVFKGKGKLTMTFAPEGGGEVQTFEVYNFKGDGVALTMYNTDESITGFARSCFNIALSKKWPLYLSTKNTILKKYDGRFKDIFEDIFQKEFKAQFDAAGIVYEHRLIDDMVASALKWNGNFVWACKNYDGDVQSDTVAQGFGSLGLMTSVLITPDGKTMEAEAAHGTVTRHYREHQKGKPTSTNPIASIFAWTRGLAFRGKLDGNQALIDFSNALEAVCIETVESGKMTKDLAVCVHGNKVNHGEHYLYTEEFLDAIDSNLKKKLG from the coding sequence ATGGCAGCAAAAATCAAAGTAGCTAACCCAGTTGTAGAACTGGATGGCGATGAAATGACAAGAATCATATGGAAGTTTATTAAGGAAAAACTTATTTTACCTTATTTGGATGTAGATATTAAATATTATGACTTAGGAGTAGAATACCGTGATGAGACAAATGACCAGGTGACAGTAGATGCCGCAAATGCTATTAAACAGTATGGTGTAGGTATCAAATGTGCTACCATCACTCCCGATGAAGCAAGAGTTACTGAGTTCAACCTGAAGCAAATGTGGAAGAGCCCGAACGGAACGATCCGTAATATTTTAGATGGAACTGTTTTCCGTGAACCAATTGTCATAAAAAATATTCCAAGACTGGTAACTAATTGGACAGCACCAATTATTGTTGGCCGTCATGCATTTGGTGATCAGTACCGTGCTACAGATGCTGTTTTTAAAGGAAAAGGAAAACTGACTATGACTTTCGCACCTGAAGGTGGTGGCGAAGTACAAACCTTTGAAGTTTATAATTTTAAAGGTGATGGTGTTGCATTGACGATGTATAACACGGATGAAAGCATCACAGGTTTTGCAAGAAGCTGTTTTAATATTGCCCTTAGCAAAAAATGGCCACTCTATCTTTCTACAAAAAATACCATTCTTAAAAAATACGATGGCCGCTTTAAAGATATTTTTGAAGATATCTTCCAGAAAGAATTTAAAGCACAGTTTGATGCAGCAGGTATTGTTTATGAACACCGCCTGATCGATGATATGGTGGCGAGTGCACTAAAATGGAACGGTAATTTTGTTTGGGCTTGTAAAAATTATGATGGTGATGTGCAAAGTGATACTGTTGCGCAAGGCTTTGGCTCACTTGGTTTAATGACTTCTGTTTTAATAACTCCTGATGGAAAAACGATGGAAGCAGAAGCAGCACACGGAACTGTTACCCGTCACTATCGTGAACATCAGAAAGGGAAACCAACATCAACGAATCCTATCGCTTCTATTTTTGCATGGACAAGAGGTTTGGCCTTCCGTGGAAAACTGGATGGCAACCAGGCTTTAATTGATTTCAGCAATGCTCTTGAAGCTGTTTGTATTGAAACTGTGGAAAGCGGAAAGATGACAAAAGATCTTGCCGTTTGTGTTCATGGTAATAAAGTAAATCATGGTGAACATTATTTATATACAGAAGAATTTTTGGATGCAATTGACAGCAATTTAAAGAAGAAACTAGGATAG
- a CDS encoding Crp/Fnr family transcriptional regulator translates to MTEGVYNFLNQHTAVSEDDFRLLMSKVTTRNYNKKERLTEIGEVEDRLHFISKGLIRKFFYRDNEEVITQIIKQGTIISSTASFFSRKPSQYILEAMEPSETVSITYDDLESLYGLGNTWEKIGRVITTHFLLQQEQLLMDNIRLTVRERFKKFMNENPELIQKVPQKQLASYLNIKQETFSRMKHLLYDRTIKSV, encoded by the coding sequence ATGACTGAAGGTGTTTATAATTTTCTGAATCAGCATACAGCTGTATCGGAAGATGATTTCCGATTACTGATGAGCAAGGTCACGACCCGGAATTATAATAAAAAAGAAAGACTTACTGAGATTGGAGAGGTTGAAGATCGTCTGCATTTTATCAGTAAAGGATTAATCCGGAAATTTTTTTACAGGGATAATGAAGAAGTTATTACACAGATAATAAAACAAGGAACCATCATCAGTTCAACTGCTTCTTTTTTTTCACGCAAGCCCTCACAATATATTCTCGAAGCCATGGAGCCTTCAGAAACGGTATCCATTACCTACGATGACCTTGAGTCACTTTACGGCCTTGGCAATACATGGGAAAAAATTGGAAGAGTGATCACTACTCATTTTCTCCTGCAGCAGGAGCAATTGTTAATGGATAATATCCGGCTTACAGTAAGAGAACGATTTAAAAAATTTATGAATGAAAATCCTGAGCTCATCCAAAAAGTGCCTCAAAAACAACTGGCATCATATTTAAACATCAAGCAGGAGACATTCAGCAGGATGAAGCATTTGTTATATGACCGAACAATTAAATCAGTATAG
- a CDS encoding Crp/Fnr family transcriptional regulator has product MLIDFNNINENSLQYMSNYLQRFMPFSVEDVKALLPYCSIRKFDKRVEIVSEGEVDNYLNMVLIGLVRKYVKVKKKETILQLATEGHVIHSEISYLTQTPSQVILETLEPTTLVSVSHKQMQDALASFPKGERLGRLIMTGMYVKKDERRYEMLSKSTRQRFLDYMKRNPHMLQRVPQKYLASYLNITSETFSRFKHLLKPSKNI; this is encoded by the coding sequence ATGTTAATAGATTTTAATAATATCAATGAAAACTCATTGCAATATATGAGTAATTACCTGCAGCGGTTCATGCCATTTTCTGTTGAAGATGTAAAAGCTTTGCTGCCTTACTGTAGTATCCGAAAGTTTGACAAGAGAGTCGAAATAGTGAGTGAAGGTGAGGTAGATAATTACCTGAACATGGTATTGATCGGGTTAGTCAGGAAATATGTAAAGGTGAAGAAGAAGGAAACAATACTGCAATTGGCTACCGAAGGCCATGTTATTCATTCTGAAATATCTTACCTGACTCAAACACCTTCACAGGTGATACTTGAAACGCTTGAGCCTACCACACTGGTTTCAGTAAGTCACAAACAAATGCAAGATGCACTGGCCAGCTTTCCAAAAGGAGAAAGATTAGGTCGCCTGATCATGACTGGTATGTATGTAAAAAAAGATGAACGTCGTTATGAAATGCTTTCGAAATCTACAAGACAACGTTTTCTCGATTATATGAAACGCAACCCACATATGTTGCAACGGGTGCCGCAAAAATATCTTGCTTCTTACCTGAATATCACATCCGAAACATTCAGCCGCTTCAAGCATTTGCTGAAACCTTCAAAGAATATTTAG